The proteins below are encoded in one region of Doryrhamphus excisus isolate RoL2022-K1 chromosome 4, RoL_Dexc_1.0, whole genome shotgun sequence:
- the hdr gene encoding hematopoietic death receptor isoform X1 — protein MTRILHVIVPLVLTGLLASVATFPQAGSDLRYARTRRGVVCGDEEYLNNNICCLKCSAGTYVKSDCTKSHENGSCEVCADKTYTEHANGLNQCLKCTACRSDQEIVTHCNRTQDTKCQCTNGGFCDPKEACEVCKICSSCGNDEIVVRNCTATTNTECKKIELQDGSANAVYIILAGIPILLVVVLAICWNRLKCRAADCLGNGVKTEHVRETRTEQTQSVRRPSRILSQSLVRIQNPAATEDECQGLCESINSSASNSQQNVTVPPTMREAEPFPKMIPKNGVESLRMCFQYFEKVDFDYHRKFFRQLGMNDNVIKSNDQLGYNDKIHELLNIWLQKEGKEASLNDLLNALLECQQRHSAETIKENALEDGHYILEKSSQP, from the exons ATGACCAGAATCCTGCATGTCata gTCCCTTTAGTTTTGACTGGCTTGCTCGCATCCGTTGCCACATTTCCCCAAGCTGGCTCTGACTTGAGGTACGCCAGGACACGGCGGGGAGTTGTCTGCGGAGACGAGGAGTACTTGAACAACAACATCTGTTGCTTAAAGTGCTCAGCTG GTACCTACGTAAAGTCAGACTGTACCAAGTCGCATGAAAATGGGTCATGCGAGGTGTGTGCCGATAAGACGTATACGGAGCATGCCAATGGCCTCAACCAATGTTTAAAATGCACAGCGTGTCGCTCAG ATCAGGAAATTGTGACACATTGCAATCGCACTCAGGACACAAAATGTCAGTGCACAAATGGAGGATTCTGTGATCCCAAAGAAGCATGTGAGGTGTGCAAGATTTGTTCAAG CTGTGGAAACGACGAAATTGTTGTGAGGAACTGCACTGCAACCACCAACACAGAGTGCAAAAAGATCGAACTGCAGGACGGCTCAG CAAATGCTGTCTATATCATCCTGGCTGGAATTCCCATTTTGTTGGTGGTGGTTTTGGCAATTTGTTGGAATAGGTTGAAATGCAGAGCAGCAG ATTGCCTTGGAAACGGGGTGAAAACTGAA CATGTGCGGGAGACGAGGACGGAGCAAACCCAAAGCGTGCGACGCCCCAGTCGGATCCTCTCTCAGTCGCTGGTGAGAATTCAAAACCCAGCCGCTACGGAGGATGAGTGTCAAGGCTTGTGTGAAAGCATCAACAGCTCTGCCAGTAACTCCCAGCAAAATGTAACCGTGCCGCCTACAATGAGG GAAGCGGAGCCATTTCCAAAAATGATCCCTAAAAATG GTGTTGAGTCTCTCCGAATGTGTTTCCAGTATTTCGAGAAAGTAGACTTCGATTACCACAGGAAGTTCTTCCGACAGCTTGGCATGAACGACAACGTGATCAAAAGCAATGACCAACTCGGTTACAATGACAAGATTCACGAGTTGCTGAACATTTGGTTGCAGAAAGAGGGCAAAGAAGCGAGCTTAAATGACCTACTGAATGCATTACTGGAATGTCAGCAGAGGCATTCAGCTGAGACGATCAAGGAGAACGCCTTGGAGGACGGTCATTACATTTTAGAGAAGTCATCACAGCCCTAA
- the hdr gene encoding hematopoietic death receptor isoform X3: MTRILHVIVPLVLTGLLASVATFPQAGSDLRYARTRRGVVCGDEEYLNNNICCLKCSAGTYVKSDCTKSHENGSCEVCADKTYTEHANGLNQCLKCTACRSDQEIVTHCNRTQDTKCQCTNGGFCDPKEACEVCKICSSCGNDEIVVRNCTATTNTECKKIELQDGSANAVYIILAGIPILLVVVLAICWNRLKCRAADCLGNGVKTEHVRETRTEQTQSVRRPSRILSQSLEAEPFPKMIPKNGVESLRMCFQYFEKVDFDYHRKFFRQLGMNDNVIKSNDQLGYNDKIHELLNIWLQKEGKEASLNDLLNALLECQQRHSAETIKENALEDGHYILEKSSQP; this comes from the exons ATGACCAGAATCCTGCATGTCata gTCCCTTTAGTTTTGACTGGCTTGCTCGCATCCGTTGCCACATTTCCCCAAGCTGGCTCTGACTTGAGGTACGCCAGGACACGGCGGGGAGTTGTCTGCGGAGACGAGGAGTACTTGAACAACAACATCTGTTGCTTAAAGTGCTCAGCTG GTACCTACGTAAAGTCAGACTGTACCAAGTCGCATGAAAATGGGTCATGCGAGGTGTGTGCCGATAAGACGTATACGGAGCATGCCAATGGCCTCAACCAATGTTTAAAATGCACAGCGTGTCGCTCAG ATCAGGAAATTGTGACACATTGCAATCGCACTCAGGACACAAAATGTCAGTGCACAAATGGAGGATTCTGTGATCCCAAAGAAGCATGTGAGGTGTGCAAGATTTGTTCAAG CTGTGGAAACGACGAAATTGTTGTGAGGAACTGCACTGCAACCACCAACACAGAGTGCAAAAAGATCGAACTGCAGGACGGCTCAG CAAATGCTGTCTATATCATCCTGGCTGGAATTCCCATTTTGTTGGTGGTGGTTTTGGCAATTTGTTGGAATAGGTTGAAATGCAGAGCAGCAG ATTGCCTTGGAAACGGGGTGAAAACTGAA CATGTGCGGGAGACGAGGACGGAGCAAACCCAAAGCGTGCGACGCCCCAGTCGGATCCTCTCTCAGTCGCTG GAAGCGGAGCCATTTCCAAAAATGATCCCTAAAAATG GTGTTGAGTCTCTCCGAATGTGTTTCCAGTATTTCGAGAAAGTAGACTTCGATTACCACAGGAAGTTCTTCCGACAGCTTGGCATGAACGACAACGTGATCAAAAGCAATGACCAACTCGGTTACAATGACAAGATTCACGAGTTGCTGAACATTTGGTTGCAGAAAGAGGGCAAAGAAGCGAGCTTAAATGACCTACTGAATGCATTACTGGAATGTCAGCAGAGGCATTCAGCTGAGACGATCAAGGAGAACGCCTTGGAGGACGGTCATTACATTTTAGAGAAGTCATCACAGCCCTAA
- the hdr gene encoding hematopoietic death receptor isoform X2, translating into MTRILHVIVPLVLTGLLASVATFPQAGSDLRYARTRRGVVCGDEEYLNNNICCLKCSAGTYVKSDCTKSHENGSCEVCADKTYTEHANGLNQCLKCTACRSDQEIVTHCNRTQDTKCQCTNGGFCDPKEACEVCKICSSCGNDEIVVRNCTATTNTECKKIELQDGSDCLGNGVKTEHVRETRTEQTQSVRRPSRILSQSLVRIQNPAATEDECQGLCESINSSASNSQQNVTVPPTMREAEPFPKMIPKNGVESLRMCFQYFEKVDFDYHRKFFRQLGMNDNVIKSNDQLGYNDKIHELLNIWLQKEGKEASLNDLLNALLECQQRHSAETIKENALEDGHYILEKSSQP; encoded by the exons ATGACCAGAATCCTGCATGTCata gTCCCTTTAGTTTTGACTGGCTTGCTCGCATCCGTTGCCACATTTCCCCAAGCTGGCTCTGACTTGAGGTACGCCAGGACACGGCGGGGAGTTGTCTGCGGAGACGAGGAGTACTTGAACAACAACATCTGTTGCTTAAAGTGCTCAGCTG GTACCTACGTAAAGTCAGACTGTACCAAGTCGCATGAAAATGGGTCATGCGAGGTGTGTGCCGATAAGACGTATACGGAGCATGCCAATGGCCTCAACCAATGTTTAAAATGCACAGCGTGTCGCTCAG ATCAGGAAATTGTGACACATTGCAATCGCACTCAGGACACAAAATGTCAGTGCACAAATGGAGGATTCTGTGATCCCAAAGAAGCATGTGAGGTGTGCAAGATTTGTTCAAG CTGTGGAAACGACGAAATTGTTGTGAGGAACTGCACTGCAACCACCAACACAGAGTGCAAAAAGATCGAACTGCAGGACGGCTCAG ATTGCCTTGGAAACGGGGTGAAAACTGAA CATGTGCGGGAGACGAGGACGGAGCAAACCCAAAGCGTGCGACGCCCCAGTCGGATCCTCTCTCAGTCGCTGGTGAGAATTCAAAACCCAGCCGCTACGGAGGATGAGTGTCAAGGCTTGTGTGAAAGCATCAACAGCTCTGCCAGTAACTCCCAGCAAAATGTAACCGTGCCGCCTACAATGAGG GAAGCGGAGCCATTTCCAAAAATGATCCCTAAAAATG GTGTTGAGTCTCTCCGAATGTGTTTCCAGTATTTCGAGAAAGTAGACTTCGATTACCACAGGAAGTTCTTCCGACAGCTTGGCATGAACGACAACGTGATCAAAAGCAATGACCAACTCGGTTACAATGACAAGATTCACGAGTTGCTGAACATTTGGTTGCAGAAAGAGGGCAAAGAAGCGAGCTTAAATGACCTACTGAATGCATTACTGGAATGTCAGCAGAGGCATTCAGCTGAGACGATCAAGGAGAACGCCTTGGAGGACGGTCATTACATTTTAGAGAAGTCATCACAGCCCTAA